The sequence TGATCATAGGATAAATATAATGTGATCGGTGATCAGTTAACACTTCTGGCACTATATTGCCATAGTGTAATAGATTATTGCATAGGTGAATAGAAAAAATGCCTACCTTCTCGTATTGAAATGCAAACTTTTTTTAGAATGAATTATTAGGCGGCCTTGTAAATACACACACCAAATTAGGAAGAATGTCTGTGCAATCCTGGTATGAACTGTTTAGTTGAGTAATAAGGTTTAATTAATAGGAAATAATAAAAGCTCAAGCACATGATTAGGTTTGAGTTTTTATTTATAGGCAGATCTACTGTTTTGATTGGTACAGGTTCTATTTCATGAATAAAATCGTTGATCTGTTCCTTGAAGTTTGCTTACCATGAACAGATCAAAAAATAAAAAAATACCTCTTGCAATTTACCTCTACATAGAGTAATATATAACTACATAGAGATAATATAGGAGAAGCAATGGCAAAGACAGAGTTAAAAATCCTAATAGGCCTCCATCGGGCCGTAAACTACATTGACCGCCAATCAACCAAAATTTTTTCAGAGTACAATCTTACCATGGGACAATTTGCCGTTTTAGAGGCACTATACCACAAAGGAGACATGACCATCGGTCAGGTACAAGAAAAAATTCTAAGTTCCAGCGGAACCATTCCTCTTATTATAAATAACCTTGAGAAAAGAGGGTATCTTATAAGGAAAGCGGACAGCAAGGATAAGAGGCGATGCATTCTCCATATCACAGCTCAGGGAAAAGAGTTGATTGGTCAGGTTTACCCAAGAAATGAAGCCAGGATTATTGAGTTAATGGCTCATTGGACTGATGAAGAAAAAGAACAATTGGCAATGTTATTAAAAAAGTATGGAGATGAGATTAATGGAGAGAAAGATTAAAAGACAGGTTAGAGGCTTTAGAACCCAAGACGGTGCCGGTGTAAACCTGGTCAGGGTATTAGGTCATGAAACAATGGAAGAATACGATCCCATTTTGATGCTGGATTCCTTTGACAGCACAAATCCCGATGATTACACAGCTGGGTTCCCTATGCACCCGCATAGGGGCATTGAAACAATCAGTTATGTATACCGCGGGCAGATGGTTCATAGGGACAGTTTAGGAAATGAAGATTCTATTTCCGACGGAGAAGTCCAGTGGATGACAGCAGGTTCCGGAATCCTGCATGAAGAGAAACTACCTGCATCAGAACGAATGCTTGGAGTACAGCTGTGGCTGAATTTACCATCAAAGGATAAGATGACCGCTCCTTCCTACCACAGCATAAAAAATGAAGAGATTGAAGAGATTAATCTTGAAAATGGAAAGCTGAGACTACTTGCCGGACAATATAAGGACAGTAACGGATACATGGGCAGATATCTTCCTCTGGATTACTACGATATCCATCTTGATCCCAACGCTTCCATTTCCATAGATACGGATCCAAACCGCTCGGTTATGATCTTTACCCTGTCCGGAGAGGTTTCTGTCGGAGGAGAACTGGTGAGAGAGAAGACTGCAGCAAAGCTTACCTCTGGAGACAAGGTCGAGTTAAAAAGCACTGAGAAGAATGTCCAGGTATTATTTATAAGCTCAACGCCTCTGGGAGAGCCTATCGCCTGGGGAGGTCCCATCGTAATGAATACGAAAGCTGAATTACAAAAAGCTTTTACAGATCTGGATCAGGGAACGTTCTTACAAAAGAAAATGTCATATGATAACTAATAAAATATTATAATTAGATCAGGAGGAATTAAAATGGGCATTATTGAATCATTAGAAAAGAGAAGAAGCTATTATAGCATTAATAAAGAACTTCCCGTTGATACCGGAGAAGTCATTGAACAGATTGAAAAATTAACAGAATTGGTACCTGATGCTTTTAACATGAAAAGCTCCCGCGTTGTTGTGGCGTTAGGAGAAAAGCAGGATTTATTATGGGACGCTATCTATGACGCTTTCGGAGGCCAGGTCCCAAGAGAAAAAATCGACAGCTTTAAAGCTGGGGCAGGAACAATTCTTTATTACTACGATCAGGAGGTCGTAAAAGGATTACAGGGACAGTTTCCACTGTATGCGGACAATTTTCCAGCCTGGGCGATGCAGTCCAGTGCAATGCTTCAAATAAGCATCTGGAGCGGGCTGAGAGAATTAGGGATCGGCGCCTCCTTACAGCACTATAACCCGGTTATAGATCAGAAGGTCCGCGAACTGTTTGATTTGCCGGAAAGCTATCTGCTGATTGCCCAAATGCCTTTCGGAGGGATTATAAAAGAGCCTGATTCTAAAGAGAAGGAAGACATTTCCAAAAGGGTTCAAATTGAAAAATAATAATTAATTTCCATTTCTAAATTGGAAAATAGGGATTAACGGTACCCAGATAGCAGAACATAAAAAGAGACTCTCTCTCTTTTAATGTTCTTGATTAGGGGTACCGTTTATCTCTTTTTTTCCACCTTTTCATGCTAACTTTTAAAGTTCATCATAGCGGCACGTCACATTATTATCTAAAATATTCTCAAAAAATATACTATAGCATAACTACCTTCCCCCTCATCCTTAAAAGCAGGGCATTTTCGGGCACATTCCGGCAGACAGAAATATTGAAAGACAAAGCAGCAATGGATTCCACACCACAGATGTACTTAACAGCAAAACAGCATAACAGCATAACGGCATAACAGCATAACAACATAACAGCATAACAGCATAACAGCATAACAGCATAACAGCATAACAGCATAACAGCATAACATATCTTATTGGCTATGTTGATTTGTATTCCATTTAGACTTTGATAAACAACATAACATTATGCTCACCGTAATAGGAACTGCTTACCAGATGGGAGCCAATGGGGATGACGTAAAGGTCTAGAAGGCAGACATGATTTTATGCTGACAGAAGCATCTTAGGAACCTCATATGAGAATACAGAGAGTTAAAAACAATTATATAGAAAGTGAAGGCGATTGTATGTACTGCACAAGTAATGCAATTAAAATTAGAATATTTTGTACAAAAATATTAATACAAGTTGACAAAAGTAATCATAATTGCTATAATTAGAGTTAAGTTAATTAATAAAGTTTATAAAGTAAGTACAAGGTGGACTAAATTATGGGCGAGATGGTTGGAAAACCAGGTGTAATAAAATTATTAAATAAAGATGTGGTAGAAGGAATTATTCGAAGCAGTGGTCCAATCACAAAACCAGAGATAGCCAAACGGTCACAGCTAAGTCTGGTTACTGTAAATAAAACAGTTGCTATACTGATTCAGGAGGAAAAAGTAAGAGTCAGTGGAGCCAGCGAATCCACCGGTGGCAGGAGAGCAATGTTCTTTGAAATTAATAATGAAGCAAATTATTATATCGGTCTTTATTATTATAAGAATCATTATATTGGAGCCATTTCAGATTCCATAGGTGAATTAATTTATGTGCAGGAATTTCCTACCAGAGTGGATGTATATGAAGAGGTCATGGAAGATACATATGCAGCACTGGACAGTCTCATTGAAAAGTGCGGTGATCATAAAATAAAAGCAATAGGAATCGGTGTTCCTGGAGTTGTAAAGGAAGGTACCATTACCAATATTCCCAATATCCCTTCCTGGGAAGGGAAAGATATTTCTGGTATTTTATCAGATAAATATCTGCTTCCGGTTCTGCTTGAGAATGATATTAATCTGACTACATTAGGAATTTATAATACAGATTATCAGAATAATAAAGTCAGAAACATGGCTTTGATTTACTTGGATCAGGGAATCGGATCAGGATTTATTATTAACCAGTCGCTGTTTAAAGGTTCCAGTAACTTTGCTGGGGAGTTAAGCTACATACCGGTAAAGCAGCATTTTCCTATAAAAGGAAAGGTTACCAGATATACAGGTAACTTTGAAACACAAATATCATTAATCACTGAGGCAATTGAACAATCCTCCGGATTGTCAGAGCAAGGGCTGTATAAAGATATGCTGATTCGTACAATTGTTGAAGGCCTATTAAGTGTTATCTGCGTTTTGAACCCTGAAATCATCGTGATGAAGCATAGCTGTCTGACAGAACATGATTGTCAAAAGATAGAGCGGGAGCTGGCAGAATGGGTGGATGAAAGCAATGTTCCCTCCATTATAAATGCGGCAGATTTAAGCAAAAGCAGTATTCAAGGAGTAATTCGTATGTGCATTAGGGAAAGTACTTCTTCCTATTCATTATCTAATAAAAAGCGAGGTTAATAAAATGAAATATTTATTATCAGTAGATGGGGGAGGAACTAAAACAGAATTTTATATCAGTGATCTGCAAGGGAATATGATAGATACCTTTACAACTGGATCCACAAGCATCAAGTCAGTAGGCGGGGATAAATCTTATGACCAGCTAAAGGCAGGGATTGAACGGCTTAAAGAGACATATAAAATTACGCCTGATGATATTTTGATGGGAGTATTTGGAATGTCAGGATGTGATTCGGATAATGATTATCAGATGATTCTTGATCGGATTTTAAGTCTGGGATTTACAAAAGACAATGTTCATTTATGCAACGATGGGGTACTGGCATTTTATGCACAGACGCAGGGCCCGGGAATTGTAGTGATTGCAGGAACTGGTTCAATCGTAATCGGAATAGATAAACAGGGGGAGGTCAGACGTTCAGGAGGATGGGGTTACCATTTCAGTGATATTGGATCCGGTTATTGGATCGGATGTGAGTTATTAAAGAGAACTCTTCTGTATTGTGATAACTGTTATCCATATGTACCTGTATTTGAACAGGTCAAAGGCTATTTCCAGATGGAGAGTTATACAGATCTTCCATATACTGTGACAGAAATTAAGGATATTAATCAAATTGCAGGTCTGGCTTATGAAGTGGTAAAAGCAGCCGAAGAGCAGGATGAATTATCCATTAACATTTTAAAAGACGGAGCCAGACAATTGGCTGATCAGGTTGCGGGTATGGTAAAACAAATGGATTTATCAGAGGCCTCAAAGATTGTTTTTTCAGGCGGAGTATTAAAAAGCAAGATTTATCAAGACATGCTTGCGTCAGAAATCAGACAATTAATTCCTAATCAGGATTTTCAGTTTTATATCCAGAAGAATAGGCCATCCTTTGGAGGGATAAAGTTAGCACAGCGGCTGCTGGAGAAGAAAAAAGAAATTGTCCTGCAGGTATTTACCGGAGGATATTTGAATAAAGAGACTACATATGAAGAAGTGGAAAGCAAATTAAAACCAATACTGGAAAAAATAAGAGTGACAAAGGTAATTATCGGTTGGTCTGTTGATGAGGAACTATATAAAAAGATAAAACTACTGGTACATAAATATCAGGCGGAATTATATCTATGGATGCCAGTTTTTTCAGAGACAGGATTGCTGGAACCGATAAGTTTCTTACAGGATTTTCGGGGTGAGGAAGTAAAAAGTTATCGACTGAAAGCCGGAGAAAATTTCGAGTTTTATTGTCCTAATATAAAACAAAACAGAGAGAGCGTCAAACATATTTATGAAAAATATTTTAGTAAAATAGGATTTGATGGAATATTTTTAGATAAAATCAGGTATTCTTCCTTTTCCAATAAAATCACCGGTGTGTTTAGCTGCTTCTGCCCAGAGTGTATGAAAAAGTATCAGGAAAGACAACTGGACGTTGATGAATTACGTATGGAGATGGACAAAGTTATTGAGGGACTGGAGGGTTATGACAGACACCCGTTAAAATGCTTAGCTTATGAAGATGGAAGCTATCGGTTTGACAATCCGATCTGGGAAAAATTTTTCGACTGTAAAGCAGACTTTATCTATGATTCGCTAAAAGAAATTACAGGTTATTTCAGGGAACAGGGCCTAAAGATCGGCATGGATGTATTATCACCTTTTTTAACCCGTTTTACCGGACAGGATCTGTCTAGACTTAACGGATTAACAGATTTTATGAAGCCTATGATGTATCGGATTACCTGCGCTCCGGCAGGACTTCCATTTGAATATGACAGCTTCCTTTCAGGAACTACCAGCATTAATATCGATACGGTTAGGAGGAAGTTTAATCAACTGCTAGGAATTAAGTCAGACGAGGATAACCGGTTTGATCTCGATTTTGTAAAATCTGAACTTGATGTTATGGAGCGACTAAATATACCGGTATATTGCGGGATTGAAGTCAACAGAATTAAGGATGTTGTACCGGCAGATCCGGAATATATAAAAGATACTATTAATAGTCTGTCTCAAACCAATATTAAAGGCTTTGTGTTATCCTGGGATATTCTATCGGCACCTGAAGAAAATATTGAGGCAGTCTACCATTGCTTTGGAGGCAGGGGTGAAATGTAAATGAATCGGATATTAGAGATGAAGCACATATATAAAGATTTTGGGGCTGTTAAAGTGTTGAATGATATTGACTTCTCACTGGGAAAAGGTGAGGTCAGAGCTCTTTTAGGTGCCAATGGCGCAGGAAAATCTACATTGATTAAAATACTGGGCGGTGTACATGCACCGACCAAAGGTGAAATTTACTTAAGAGGAGATAAGATAAATTTTAAGGACAGCTATCATTCAAAGCAATCAGGCATTAGTGTGATCTATCAAGAACTAAGCCTGGTGCCAACACTATCGGTAATTGACAATATCTTTCTTGGCAGAGAAATGGTTTCCGGCATCTTTTTAAAAAAAGAGGAGATGAAAAAAGAGTATGAAGATATTTGCCGGCGGTTTTCATTTGATATTCCTGCAAATGTGATTGTGTCTAAGCTGAGCATTGCCAAACAGCAGATGGTAGAGATTATGAAAGCAGTATCCTGTGATACTGAGATCATTATCATGGATGAGCCTACCACTTCACTTACTAATAATGAGAAAACAAGTCTTTTTGAAATTATAGCAAAGCTAAAAGCAGTTGGTAAAAGCATAATTTACATATCACATATTTTAGATGAGATCTTTTTGAATTGTGACAGCGCCAGCATTATGAGAAATGGCATTATGGTTGGAAGCTATGATGTAAAGGATCTTACAAAAGAAAAGATCACTCAGTTAATGACGGGTGTTGACAGCAGCAATATTGCAGGAAAAAAACAGACCTTTCATGCAGATTATACCAGCGAACCTGTTTTGGAAGTCAGAAATCTTGGTCGGGGAAATGTGGTTAAAGATGTATCCTTTAAAGTTCATAGAGGTGAAGTGGTAGGATTTGCCGGTCTGGTAGGTTCTAAACGAACGGAAATCATTAATCTGATTTATGGGGTGGACCATTGTGACCGCGGTGAAATTTTAATGAATGGAACAGCTGTAAAGGTAAGATCGCCTAAACAGGCGATCCACCATAAGATCGGTTTTATTCCGGAAGACAGAAAACATCTTGGTCTGATACTGGGACAGGAAATATATAAAAATTCTACAGCCGTTCAGATTGATAAGTTTAAGACGTCAGGATTCTTAAATAAAGCAAAAGAAATAGAATTCGCTGAATTTGCAGAAAAGAAACTGGGCATAAAAATCAGCAACGTAAAACAAAAGGTAAAAGAACTTAGCGGCGGCAATCAACAGAAGGTTGTGGTATCCAAATGGCTGAATCAGGATATGGATTTGATTATTTATGACGAACCTACCAAAGGAATTGATATTGCGGCGAAGGAAGACATTTTTCATTCGATAGAGGAATTCTCAGGACAGGGAATAGGGGTCATATTTATATCGTCCGATTTAGAGGAAGTGATCCGTGTTGCAGACCGGGTACTGGTAGTCAGAGATGGAACGATTGTTAGTGAGTTGAAAAATGACAATCTTACAGTTCAGGAAATTATGAATAAGATATTTGATGTATAGAGGAGAAAGGTGATATGAAGAATAAAATGGGTGTACTGAAAAAGATGAATTTTCGGGAATATGGTGTTGTAATAGGTTTTATTCTGCTGTGTGTGGTCATCTCATTTGCAACTCCGGCATTTGCAACTCAAAAGAATATCTTAAACCTGTTACGGCAGTCTTCCATCATCGGCATTATCGCAACGGGAATGACATTTGTAATTATATCAGGAAGCTTCGATATCTCAGTTGGGGCGGTAGCTGCTTTGTCAGGTGCGGTAACGATGAAACTGATAACAATGGGGAATGGGGTTCCGGTAGCAATCGCTGTTTTGGCAGCACTTGGGATTGGTGCAGTGGTAGGACTTATTAATGGTATTGCAGTTGCCAAAATTAATGTTCCTTCCCTGATTGCAACCATGGCAATGGTAAGTGTGGTGAAAGGTTCCATGCTGATGTTTACCGGAGGGTATCCCATTACAAAAACAATTCCGGTACTGGACACCATCGGAAATGGATATGTGGCTGGGATTCCGATTCCTGTCATCATATTTGCAGCAGCAGTTGCCATAGCTTTTATCATTCTTACAAAAACACGATTTGGAAGATATGTCTATTCTGTTGGGGGCAATGAAGAAGCCAGTAAATTAAATGGAATCAATGTAGACTCTTATAAAATAAAGGTATTTGTAATCAACGCAGTTTTAGCGGCATTGGCCGGGATAGTACTGGTAGGCAGAATGGGTACAGCCAGTCCGGCAGCGGGAGATGGCTATGATATGGATGCAATTGCATCGGTAGTAATTGGCGGTACTTCTGTTGCAGGCGGATCAGGATCTGTATTGAAAACAGTCATCGGAGTGCTGCTTATGAGCGTAATCAATAATAGTTTTAACTTACTCGGTGTAGATATGTATTTTCAATATATATTTAAAGGATTAATTATATTAATCGCAGTGGGAGCAGATTCATTTAGTAAAAAACGGCTGGCTTCAAGTTAAGCCCCAAAAAGAGAAGGAGAGAATATTATGAAGAAGCAAATGAAAAAAGTATTGGCACTTGGGTTAGTAACGGCGATGGCAGCGGGTATAACTGCTTGTTCTGCCCCGGCCAAAGAAGAAACAGCAGCAGCTACGAAGGCTGCAGAAACACAGGCAGCAGGTGAGGTAAAAGACGAGTATAAAATTGCAGTTTTACTTCCGGGTCCGACAGGTTATTTTGTAGCAACAAAAGAAGGAATTGATGCAGCAGCAAAAGAGAATAACGTGAAAATTGAATATGCAGATGCACAGTGGGATGCTTCGAAACAGCTTGCTCAGGCAGAAGATTTTATTGTAAAAGGTGTGGATTTAATTGCAATATGTTCTGTTGATTCAGGATCAGGCGAGAAGATTGTAAAATCTGCAAATGAATCAAACATTCCAATTCTGGCATTTACCAATGCTATCGGTGGAGAGGAAAGTGGACAATATGATGGTCTTGTATCATATGTAGGCCAAAATGAAGTAAATACAGGTGCAGTAACCGGTGAGCTTGCAAAACAGCTGTTAGGTAAAGATGGAGGAAAGGCAATTCTAATTGAAGGCGTTCCGGGAACAACACCACAGATTAATAGAAAAAAAGGATTAGAACGGGCTCTGGAAGGCAGCAATATTGAAGTTATATTTAATCAGACATCTAACTGGGAAAAAGAACAGGCACTTAAAATTGTAGAAGACATGATTCAGAAAAAAACGGAGTTTAATATTGTAATCTGTCAGGATGATAACTCAGCAACCGGGGCAGGACAGGCTTTAAAAGAATCAGGATTAAAAGATACTGTAAAAGTTATCGGCCTGGGCGGAAGTATTGATGGTCTTCAGGCAGTTAAAGATGGTTTAATTGATGGTACCACCTATATGTCAGCAGTTGAAGAAGGGCATGTAGCGATTGAAACAGCAGTTAAATTCTTAAAAGGTGAAACAGTTGCACCTGTTACAGAAATTAAGCAGGTTGAAGTAAATAAAGATAATGTAGATACTTTTAAAGGAGAGTGGTAAGGCTGCAGAGCTATGGAGTAATATATACCTGCCTGCCAGTTAGCGAAAAGGCCTTACAGATTACAAAGTACCTCCATCACATAAGCTTCAACTGATGTAAAAATCCATGAATATCAGAATATACAATGAAATGTAATATTTAGTCGTTAAAATGTTATCAAAAGTGACCAATTTTTCACGAATTTTATCGACAATCTCTTACAGCACATATTGTACCCTGATTTATTAGTATAAATAGATGTTGTATTTTTACCTCTTTTTAGAAAAAATTATGGCTAAATTATTAAAGAATGACAAAAAAATGTCGAATATTGCGATTTGTTTCGCTTTTCAAACAATCGAAAACGGCTTATAGTGATTACAAGAAAAGCAAAAAAAGGAGGGTTTTCTATATGACAGACGCTGAGAAGCTAAGGATTATAGAGATTGAGAATGAAAGGCTTATGGAAGAGAATGAAAAACTCCATAAAGTGATTAAAAGGTTAAATCAGACGCTTAACAGATTGATAGGTCGTTACATATGCGCTGACGAGGTTGCCTGATTAGGGATAGCCGGGGAGTGCGGGGGCACTCCCGGGAGTATCCCAATCAGGGATCGATCCCGGTTTTGGAAGTGTCCTCGTTACCGGGATCTAATCCTTTGGTCTTGCGCATCAGTTCCCATATTGTTTGGTGCATCCATTCAATAGTTTTATTCAGCTTTTCATTTTCTATTTCTAATTCAGTAATGCGATCCCCCATACGGGCGATGATCTCCCGGTTGTTATTGACTTTGTGTGGCGCCAGCAGTCGTCGGACATAGGGAGAGGATGTGGCAATAATATGGGTGGAAAGCAATTCGTCCCTTGCTTCGCAGGAGAGATCCATAAAATCTTGATAACTGATGGATAAGGTTATCATATCCTCCCTGCACTTGGGGCAAACTGCGTTCCGCTGAAGCTGATAATATCCATAGTAGCCGCATTTGGGACAATAGTACACGGACAGTTCTCTCATCGGTCTCCTCCTTTTTTTTACCATAAAACAATCTACCTCTATAATATATAACGTAAAATAATTTTAATTATAACGCGAAAAGATACAAATTATATAAAAAATTGTAAGTTTATAGAAGGTATACAAAAACCCCCGGATAATTGGTGCAGAATGCATAAAAGAGGCCCGCACGCGGCAAACGTGCGGACCTCTTTATGTTTGAACGGATGAATCTTTTGTAATTTGTTTTTACTTTACTGGATAATGCCGTTTACATCGACAACCCATACTTTGTCATTGGAATCCTTATAATCCTTATATCCTGCTCCAAGTTCTGGTTTGGTAGCAGACTTGGAAGAGGAAGTTGCTTTTTGGAGGGAACCACTGGCATTTACCAGATACTGATTGCCTTCAAAGGAAATAGGAGCAACCTTTAAGTCGGCATCAGCTTCTTTTCTTAAGCCATATTCATACAGGACGTTATCACGGACACCGTGAACTCCCTGTCCTTTGTTAGTACCTTCTGTCTGGAAGAACCATACCTGATCCTCATCCAGATCTTCATTGTAAACTGTCTGCTTTCCGGTAGTCATAGCACCGTCAGTTCCAAAGTAGAAATTGGCGATTCCGCCGTCTTCTAAGTTGATAACTTTCAGTCCGGTCTGCATTTCTCCCTTAGTATTGAATGCATATTTTTTGGAATCAATGGTAAACAATTCAAGACCATTTGCTGCGCAGGTAGGAGCACCGTTCTTGAAATAGAAATTATAGGTCTCTCCCTCTTCGCTAAGTCCTTCAATACCTTCGATTACCTTCCAACCGTTAACCCGTGCACCATTCTCTGGATCATAGTACTGGTATCCGGCTGCTGTAGTTGCGTCAGCGGTTGCTTCGGATTCGGTTGCAGTGACAGGAAGCTTGTACCAGCCTTTCTGCATGATTCCGTTAACAAAGGTATAATAGTTTCCATCGATCTTTTTGTCGACCTGGCTTTCTACCATACGGCCGCTCTTATCAAAATAGTACCAAGATTGGGTTTCATCAAGATCATCAGAGTCATTTGCAAGCTCGATCCAGCCTGTTTTCATAACGCCGTCATTCTCTTGTCCTAAATAATAAATACTTCCTTCAATTTCAATCTTTCCGGTCTGCATTTCACCCTGGTCATTGAAGTAGTACAAATTATCGTTGATTTTCTGCCACTTGGAAACAACTTCCTTACCGTTTTTTCCATAGTAGTGCCATAAAAACTCAGGGGCATCAGCTGAATCCCAGAAGTTTTCATTGGTCATGGAAATCCATTTGTCAGAAACCCTTTTCCCGCTTTCATCTACGTAATATTCATCGATTTGTGAATTAATGGCGACATTGCCGTCCTCGTTTAAGTAGTACCAGTCTTCGCCGCGCTTTTTCCAGGAATCGGTTACGTAGCTGTCATTATCTTCATAAAATTTCCAGCTTCCGTTTTCCTCAACCCAGCCGAGTACTTTAGCATAGGCGGTGGCTGCTGTGCTGATTAAGCCCAGCTCTGGAGCTGCGACGGTTAAAACGCCGGCAGCGGATAATACAGCCATCAATTTTAAATGCTTTTTCATAAATATGTTCTCTCCTTTTTTGCAATAAGTTTTATCGTGGCCGAAAATCCATAGTTGCATTACCCTGCGATTATACCGTATTCCGGAGGCCTTTAGATAGTGTGGTTTGATGGCAGATATGGAAGGAGATAACATAAAAAGAAAAAAGAAGATAAAACCAAGGGGTTAGGAGTA is a genomic window of Lacrimispora sphenoides containing:
- a CDS encoding cell wall-binding protein, with translation MKKHLKLMAVLSAAGVLTVAAPELGLISTAATAYAKVLGWVEENGSWKFYEDNDSYVTDSWKKRGEDWYYLNEDGNVAINSQIDEYYVDESGKRVSDKWISMTNENFWDSADAPEFLWHYYGKNGKEVVSKWQKINDNLYYFNDQGEMQTGKIEIEGSIYYLGQENDGVMKTGWIELANDSDDLDETQSWYYFDKSGRMVESQVDKKIDGNYYTFVNGIMQKGWYKLPVTATESEATADATTAAGYQYYDPENGARVNGWKVIEGIEGLSEEGETYNFYFKNGAPTCAANGLELFTIDSKKYAFNTKGEMQTGLKVINLEDGGIANFYFGTDGAMTTGKQTVYNEDLDEDQVWFFQTEGTNKGQGVHGVRDNVLYEYGLRKEADADLKVAPISFEGNQYLVNASGSLQKATSSSKSATKPELGAGYKDYKDSNDKVWVVDVNGIIQ